The window AGAACACCTTCGCCTCATCAATGTTCCCCACTTTAATCAACCCGTCGATCACCTTATTATGGGCGACTGCATTTGGCCTTAGTCCCGATTCCACCATCTTTGTAAAATACCCAGAAGCATCACCGGCCCGGTTCTGCGCAAAGCAGGCATCCATCAGAAGAACATAAGTAAATTCATCTGGGTTTACTCCTTGCTCACCCATTCTCCGgtaaagttcctcggcttctgCAACCATCCCAGCGCCGCATAACTGTTCGATCATATTATTAAAAGACAAAGTGTCCGGactgcatctcttctctcccatttttaGGACGACCTCGATCGCATCCTTAAATTTCCCCTCCGCACAGAACCCATCGGCCATAACATTAAAGCTCCCGAGATTCACCGTGAGCCGCCCAGGGGGGTTGTGCTCTGCCATCATCTTATCAAATAGCCGCATTGCCTCATCGCACTTTCCGTTTTTGTGCAACGCATCCAATAAGGAATTGTAAGCCACGGCCGCCATCCTAACCTTGGAATTCGCCCCGACTGCCTCTTCATAACAGTCCATCGCCTCTTTCTCCATTCCTTTCAGGAAGTATCCCTTCATCAAGCTTCCGTAAACGATCCCATCCGAAACAAACCCTATCTTCTCTTTCAAATCCTCGTACAGAGCCAGAACTCCGTCCGGATCCGACTTCTTCACAAGACCCAACATGAGATAATTATAGACGATTGAATCCGGCGCGAAACCCTTCTCGAGCATCTCGTTTTTCAATTCCAAAGCCCGGTCGACCCTGTTGTTATCCACGAGCCCCTTCACAAGAATGCGATACGTAGTCGGGGAAGGATTGAAGGGCGCATCATTTATAAGCTGCTTATAATGTTCGAGAGCGGTGTCGGTTTTCCTACAATCACAGTAGGCATTAATGAGGAGATTGTGAGTGACAACGTTAGCGGCAACACCCGCTTGAGTGATGAATCGATGAAGGGAGAGAAGATCAGAGTATCGATATTGGCGGAGGAGAGCGGCCATGACAGCGTTACAAGTGAAGATAGTGGGCCTGCAATTGGAGTAAATGGAGTGGCGAGTGAGGAGTGCGGCCTCATCGAGGTCGTTCTGGCGGATGAGGGTGAGGATTCGGTTGTGGAGGTTGAGTCGGTTGCCTGTGAGGACTGAGACGGACTCTGGGAGTTTGGGCGCATTggggttaggtttagggtttatgggacGCAGTTGAGGCTGTGAGTGTCGGAGGGAATTTAGAGGGGGTTCAATTCGGAGGCGGCGCTTGCGCCGGCGACGCTCGGCCGCGGCTTCTTCGGGGGTGGCAAAGGAAAGAGAGCGACACGGGAGGAACAGAGATGGTGGAGAGTGGTGAGGTTTTGAAAAGATTTTGAGGTGGGTGAAGAAGGGTGGTTTGGAGAGAGCCATTTCGTCAGCAACGCCGGCGAGAGTGGGGAGGAGGGAGACGGATTAAATctgaaaggggagggggggttggCTTTAAAAGGGGTTTTACATAATTACATGGTTTCAAGATTCCGCGAATCGGATCGGTGAATAGTCGGATTGGAATCGGCTAACATCGATCCCGGTTTCTATCGATTCCTAATCTTGGTCATTTTCAACTTGAATAGGACTGATTCCTGATTCGAATTAGATTCGACTCTGATCCATTTGGATCCTGATTTCGATCTTTGAAAACCCTGGTTTTAGGCCTTTACCTTTTCTGGTAAGGCTAATAAGTATACAGAAATTGATCAACCATGGATAAGCCTCTACCAATCTCGATCCAAAATTCCAAATCAAGGTTCTTAAAATTGTAATCGGGTCGAATGGTCCCTGCCGATTCTGATCCAGATTGACCCTTAGATCTGAAAACTCAGCGATTTAATGACCAATACCCTAGAATTAGTCATTTCGAATCAACTGGAATCAGGATCACAGTTGATTCCTATACAAATCAACCAATTCGGCTGATACAATTCTGAATTTTGAAACTGCGATTCGAATGTTGAATGGAATCAGGGTTTAAGTATAATGAAATCAGCAATGAGATCAGGCATCGTCAATTCACATTCGATTCAGTCGTAATCGGCCTGAACCCTAGATATCTAGGAAGAATTGACCAAAATCTATCGGAACCCTAAAAAATGGAACTGAGAACAAGCAacgattttctaaaatgtatgATATTTTGGAGTTTTGATCCCATCCACCCTCATTGATACTTCAGCAAAAATTCAATTTCCCAGTCATTTGGGGCCATTGGGCTCCTTCTGTATCAACAGTAATTTTTTCGCAGAAATTTGACATtcatttattgaattttttccCCAGAGATTTACTGAAACATCCTTCGGAACCCCTGCAAGATCAATCCCAACGCCTTCCCGGCCTCTGACCCAAGAGAAAAATAAACTGCAGAAAACAAACTGAGCCTCAGGTTTTGATGTTACCCCAAGAGGGGAAATCCAAGTTGGTCATACTTTTTGAGAAACTGAACATTTAAAGATAAAACAAGGGTGACAACAGACACTTCTTGATAAATGGTGGCCAATCATCCAATAAATATTGTATACGATCATGAAATGCAGCGAACCCTGTTGTTTGTTTGGAGAACTAACTGAATTCATGTTACAAAGCACTAAAACTGTTCAATAACCTACATATACATCCAAGCAGGATCCATCCAACCCAGTGTACTTCGTTGTGATCTATCTACAACCTAGttgaatcttttgatttttcacATTGCTGTAATTAAACCATGAGTTAGGTCTTCCAACTCTTACCTCATATCTTATCTGGGAAATGACAGGGGGGAGgaaaatttagaagaaaaaaaattgaactgaGGCTAAATAGCAGTCTTTAAATTAGGAGCCATTTCGAGTCTTCCTTTCTGCTGTGCTGCTTCAACGTATTTTTCTGCAAGTTTCTTTACTTTCTCACCTTAATGAGGAAATTTGCATTCTTTGCTTTTGAATGATATTTCATAACCTTCTCTGTAGTTTTGCACAGTGACCATCGATATTGTTCGGCTGTGATCACACCACTCTTGCACAATGGCCTGATGTGCTCTTTAACGTAGGCGGAAGCCTACAAAAGATTCAGATATAACAGTGTGTGAAATGGAAGCCagcaaataaataatttgaataATAGAAGTaagaaaaaagtatagaaaaaaaCTGTTTGATCTCTAAGATGAATTACAGTGTTATTAgtatctcaaaaaaaaaaaaaaaaaaaaaaaaggagcacgAGCAGTTCTTGCATAAATGTGACAAACACAGACCCATCTAGGTATCTTTGTACGTACCTTCTCAGATATAGAATGGCTGAAGTCAGACTGCTTTTCATTGCATTTCAACTCCTTCATTTCAACATTCTGACTTGTCGAAGAAAGATTTGGACAATTTTTCCTACGAGAAGAATAATGGTCAGTGACAAATGTATTCTCTACACAGCTGTCTGTCACAATATTAGATGATCTAGCTTCTATATTAGGTTTGCAACTCGCTTTCTCCAAAGAAGCTACTTTCTCAGTTGAGGTCCCAACTCCAATCATTTTATCTGGCTCTCTTGATTCTAGTTGGGCAAATTTTTCTGCCAGTGGTTCTTTATCAGGGCCATATAACTCTTCACATTCTGCCAAAGAAGGCTcttcatttccttcatcttgcAACACTTCAGGAGGAAGACATGGGGCATCTCTCTTGACCTTCAAGGTTGAGATTCCCAGGCCTCCATTCTTTTCACACTTCAGAATATGAGAAGAATCCATTGGTACCTCAACAGTCTGCAACCTCTCATTATCTTTAGAATCTtgattattttttgtcttttcagtGTTAAAAGTGAAGAAGATCACCTTCATGTTCAGGTCACCTTGTTCTGGTTGTAATTTGGATGCACTTAAAGCACTAGTACCAATATAATCTTCATCATCCAAGTCATTCAGTATCAAAGCAACCACTGCATGATGCTCACATGGAGTCAAAGACACACACGCCTGTAAACAAGAAACTCAGTCTCATTTAAAATTAAGATTTGAAtcttctttgatggctgccTGTCCATTTCGTATCTTGCAGCCATCTCCGTCCAGACAGATAACTGCCTAGAAAGTGATAAACCTATATGAATTAGACGGCAGTAAAACCTATAGATGAACAAAATGGAAATAGGAAGTAAAACATCTGAAGGATAACATGTAAAGGACAATTACATTTTCATCAATGTAGTATGATGGAAAAGAAAGTGTGTTACAATTTCCCTGAATGCACCAATCATCATCTCTGCATAGATAAATAATACTATAGAATATTAGTAACAAAACTTagtaagaaatagaaaatattaGTAGATGCGAAATCAGCTAGGGTTTGTTCATAGTCAAACCCCAATTATTTGGGTTCATATACATGTTCTGTCATTATACTCCATGAAGGCcacagaattttttatttcaattcatGAGTGCTCATGTCTTTCCCTGCCACTTCAATCCAAGTCCCGTTGCCCCTTGACCTTTTAACACTACCAAGTTATCCCGTATAAATTCTTGTTGATCTTCGTTGCACATGCCTGAACAATTTCAATCAACTTCCCTCCGTGTTATCAATTATTGGTGCAATTCCATGTTCCCTATTATGAATTTATCTGTGACTCTATCCTTCTTAATCTTGCCAGTCATCCATCAAATCCAACAACTAGTATAGTTCTGCATGCACCAACTATGAGGCATGTGCTACCTTATCATGCATGAAGCATGCCTCTCAAGAGGTGTTTGCCATCGTGAAATGCATTGGTCTGTTTGACTCCTTATGCTTATCAGGCTTCAACTTTCAGTTTTAGCATGCTGCAAATGATTCCCTCAGACCTTCATCAGCTACTTCATGACACCCTACATCATCACTAATAAGGTATGAAGTACTTAAAAATGGGGTTTCATTCAAGGATACGCTGTTTTTAACGGTCTGGTTAACATCAACTACAACGATGATTACAACAAAAATAGTAAGGGTCATAAcaacaagaaaatgaaaatgagaaaCATTTACTAAAATTTGCAAGGCCATAAGTTCTATATAGGATCAAGTATCACTCACTGTTAATTGAAACTCCTGGCAAAGTGGACAGACATTCGTGATGGTAGCCCAGTTgtcaatgcatgcaaaacagAACCTGAAATTCAGGTGCAAAACCTGCATCATCTGACCTGGCTTTTACTTCAAAGTAAATATAACCAGGAGTCATCTATAATTGTGGTTAGTTCAACCCCACACCAGATAAAtaaattaatggatatgataaTGAATTTCTCTCCACTGTAAAATCCATCATATAGTCTACAGAAACAAATGTTTAACAAGTGTAGAGAAACTTAGTGAAGAAATGATGACTTTTAACAAGTACGATAAATATCAAATATTGGGGATAGAAATGATGAAGTTTAACTGAAACGACTCAAACTACCAGTGGGAAATGGAGCTCATGTAAACTATGAAGAAATTGCACATAGCTAAGAAATCTGCACAAAAACACAGTCCACAGCTTGTCCCTCTGTAAGATTTCATATCCCAAagatggaagaaacaagagttTTGCAGCAAATACTGCATATTGTCAAACTTCTCTATATTGCTACAATTTTGTTTCAGGACGAAATATCAAGAGCATGTCTTCCAAGATAAGAAAAGAAGTTGCATATAGCTCTACCCTATCTAGATCCCTTCAGTATTTTCTTCTATCAGCAAGAGGACAGCATTACCTGCTTGACTTCAATGATCATCAGACAATGAGACCTCTTG is drawn from Telopea speciosissima isolate NSW1024214 ecotype Mountain lineage chromosome 1, Tspe_v1, whole genome shotgun sequence and contains these coding sequences:
- the LOC122648995 gene encoding pentatricopeptide repeat-containing protein At3g49240, mitochondrial-like, whose product is MALSKPPFFTHLKIFSKPHHSPPSLFLPCRSLSFATPEEAAAERRRRKRRLRIEPPLNSLRHSQPQLRPINPKPNPNAPKLPESVSVLTGNRLNLHNRILTLIRQNDLDEAALLTRHSIYSNCRPTIFTCNAVMAALLRQYRYSDLLSLHRFITQAGVAANVVTHNLLINAYCDCRKTDTALEHYKQLINDAPFNPSPTTYRILVKGCSSTR